The proteins below are encoded in one region of Phycisphaerae bacterium:
- the gyrB gene encoding DNA topoisomerase (ATP-hydrolyzing) subunit B: MSDEVKEPQGTVNSRPAADLSDAPVEQAAAPAESGGQYDADSIRVMEGLEAVRKRPAMYIGDTGLAGLHHLVYEAVDNAIDEAMAGYCNQISVILGADGSCTVVDNGRGIPVGPMKHQDPKINGKPAVEVCMTVLHAGGKFDRSSYKVSGGLHGVGISVVNALSEWLRVQIRQAGKIHEMAFARGNTVMPLKVIGDASGTGTRVRFKPDGEIFEDCEFRNDTLRGRLRELAYLNEGVRIVLSDERTGKEETFHFDDGLRQFVEHLNEGKEALHRKVIALHAEDPAARLVADIAMQWNDGYNENVSCFANNIRNIDGGTHLSGFRAALTRTLNAYAKRENLIKGNLNATGEDFREGLTAIISVKVPEPQFEAQTKVRLMNPEVESFVEKTVNDQFGIFLEENPADAKRIVTKGIQAATAREAARKARDLTRKSALSSGGMPSKLWDCSSRDADATEMFIVEGQSAGGSAKGGRDSKFQAILPLKGKILNVEKARIDKMLSHEEIQTLIVALGCGIGVDEFDISKRRYGKIIIMCDADVDGSHIRTLLLTFFFRHMRPLIEGGHLYVAQPPLYLMKKGRKVEYVLNDAVLNAKLLEWGLDGTSLVVKGDGQREVTAAELGRLCKLLGRIAEKARILRRRNIELRDLLTRHLDENGRLPSYRATVYRPNEPEPTEYFGYSDEEFEAFCEEERRRLGEVVVVETGSGIGTGGNGHGTEHRILRSDLSECQALEEILGDLRAMGFTVDEYFLERVEQVDGTLPPARFVLQRREDMPIELENLSQLVKAVLDMGSRGVELKRFKGLGEMNSDELAETTMIPERRSMLKVVVSNESDDPELYDLDAREADRIFSILMGDNVDARREFIETNALQVKNLDI, from the coding sequence ATGAGTGATGAGGTCAAGGAACCGCAAGGTACTGTCAACTCGAGGCCGGCGGCTGATTTGTCCGATGCCCCGGTAGAGCAAGCGGCGGCGCCAGCGGAGAGCGGCGGGCAGTACGATGCTGATAGCATCCGGGTTATGGAGGGCTTGGAGGCGGTCCGGAAGCGGCCGGCGATGTACATCGGCGACACGGGTCTGGCCGGACTTCACCATCTGGTCTATGAAGCGGTTGATAATGCGATCGATGAAGCGATGGCCGGGTACTGCAATCAGATCTCGGTCATCTTGGGGGCGGACGGCAGCTGCACCGTCGTGGACAACGGCCGCGGGATCCCTGTCGGCCCGATGAAGCATCAGGACCCGAAGATCAACGGCAAACCGGCGGTAGAGGTGTGTATGACCGTGCTCCACGCGGGGGGCAAGTTCGACCGCAGCAGCTACAAGGTTTCCGGGGGATTGCATGGCGTGGGGATCAGCGTGGTTAACGCTCTCTCGGAGTGGCTGCGCGTGCAGATTCGCCAGGCTGGTAAGATCCACGAGATGGCGTTCGCGCGGGGCAACACGGTGATGCCCCTCAAGGTGATCGGGGACGCGAGCGGAACGGGAACCCGGGTGCGGTTCAAGCCGGATGGGGAGATCTTCGAGGATTGTGAGTTCCGAAACGACACCCTCCGGGGTCGGCTGCGCGAGCTGGCGTACCTGAATGAGGGCGTTCGGATCGTACTCTCCGACGAGCGAACCGGGAAAGAGGAGACGTTCCACTTTGACGACGGGCTCCGGCAGTTCGTCGAGCACCTTAATGAAGGCAAGGAAGCCCTGCATCGCAAAGTGATTGCTCTGCATGCCGAGGACCCGGCGGCGCGCCTGGTGGCCGACATCGCTATGCAGTGGAACGATGGCTACAACGAGAACGTCTCATGCTTCGCCAATAACATCCGCAACATCGACGGCGGCACGCACCTATCGGGATTTCGGGCGGCCCTGACGCGCACGCTCAATGCCTATGCCAAGCGCGAAAACCTGATCAAGGGAAACCTCAATGCCACCGGGGAGGATTTCCGCGAGGGCCTCACCGCGATCATCTCGGTCAAGGTCCCGGAGCCGCAGTTTGAGGCCCAGACCAAGGTCCGGCTGATGAACCCCGAGGTCGAGAGCTTCGTCGAGAAAACGGTGAATGACCAGTTCGGGATCTTCCTGGAGGAAAACCCGGCGGATGCCAAGCGAATCGTGACCAAGGGCATCCAGGCCGCCACGGCTCGGGAGGCGGCGCGCAAGGCCCGCGATCTGACCCGCAAGAGCGCCCTCAGCTCTGGAGGAATGCCCAGCAAGCTCTGGGACTGCAGCTCGCGCGACGCGGACGCCACCGAGATGTTCATCGTCGAGGGGCAGAGCGCCGGCGGCAGCGCCAAGGGCGGCCGGGACTCCAAGTTCCAGGCCATTCTGCCGCTCAAGGGTAAGATCCTCAATGTCGAGAAAGCCCGAATCGACAAGATGCTGAGCCATGAGGAGATCCAGACACTGATCGTCGCCCTCGGCTGCGGGATCGGTGTGGATGAGTTCGACATCAGCAAGCGGCGCTACGGGAAGATCATCATCATGTGCGACGCCGACGTCGATGGCAGCCACATCCGCACGCTGCTGCTGACTTTCTTCTTCCGGCACATGCGACCCCTCATCGAGGGCGGCCACCTCTACGTCGCCCAGCCGCCCCTGTACTTGATGAAAAAGGGACGCAAGGTTGAGTATGTGCTCAACGACGCAGTACTCAACGCAAAGCTGCTGGAGTGGGGCCTCGACGGCACGTCATTGGTGGTCAAGGGCGATGGGCAGCGCGAGGTCACAGCTGCCGAGCTGGGCAGACTGTGCAAGCTGCTCGGCCGAATCGCGGAGAAGGCTCGAATCCTCCGTCGGCGCAACATCGAGCTGCGTGACCTGCTGACGCGCCACCTCGATGAGAACGGCCGACTGCCGTCGTATCGGGCTACGGTCTATCGGCCGAACGAGCCGGAGCCGACCGAGTACTTCGGCTACAGCGACGAGGAGTTTGAGGCCTTCTGCGAGGAGGAGCGCAGACGGCTGGGCGAGGTCGTCGTGGTCGAGACTGGCAGCGGCATCGGAACCGGAGGCAACGGTCACGGCACCGAGCACCGTATTCTCCGCTCGGATCTCAGTGAGTGCCAGGCCCTCGAGGAGATCCTCGGTGACCTGCGAGCGATGGGTTTCACCGTCGACGAGTACTTTCTGGAGCGGGTGGAGCAGGTGGACGGTACGCTACCCCCGGCGCGGTTCGTCCTCCAGCGCAGGGAAGACATGCCCATCGAACTCGAAAACCTCAGCCAACTGGTCAAGGCCGTGCTCGACATGGGAAGCCGCGGCGTCGAACTGAAGCGCTTTAAGGGCTTGGGCGAGATGAACTCCGACGAACTGGCCGAAACCACCATGATCCCCGAACGCCGAAGCATGCTGAAGGTGGTCGTCTCCAACGAGTCCGACGACCCGGAACTCTATGACCTGGACGCCCGGGAGGCGGACCGAATCTTCTCCATCCTCATGGGCGACAACGTGGACGCCCGCCGGGAGTTCATCGAGACCAACGCCCTCCAAGTCAAGAACCTGGATATCTGA
- a CDS encoding DUF721 domain-containing protein, with protein MRRETRRLGWVQRNRGERKGAEAIGVWAGRVVSHHLLALPAWRRRLLGVLEECLGADWNSCVVEVDLGDGVLRLGVSEPARLYQLRLRWEQHLLAVLHAELPAAGIHTIRWFIVEPSDDVEGQLD; from the coding sequence ATGCGTCGAGAGACACGCCGGCTGGGGTGGGTGCAGCGCAACCGCGGGGAGCGGAAGGGTGCGGAGGCAATCGGGGTATGGGCGGGACGGGTGGTGAGCCACCACCTGCTGGCCTTGCCGGCTTGGCGCCGTCGGTTGCTTGGCGTGCTGGAAGAGTGTCTGGGGGCGGATTGGAACAGCTGCGTGGTGGAGGTCGATCTGGGGGATGGAGTCCTGAGGCTTGGTGTGAGCGAGCCGGCTCGTTTGTATCAGCTTCGGCTGCGCTGGGAGCAACACCTCCTCGCGGTGTTGCACGCAGAGTTGCCCGCAGCAGGTATTCACACTATTAGGTGGTTTATAGTAGAACCGAGTGATGACGTGGAAGGACAGTTGGACTAG
- the dnaN gene encoding DNA polymerase III subunit beta has protein sequence MHAIVNRSGLVEVLNLATSVVASRTPKDILKCVRLTTTDDGLLISATDLEVGLRGVVRQVEVRSPGESLLPADKLMQIARESVDETLSIEDDGEKCHITGQDSVFDIYGHDPHEYPPVPDLEGPGDLEIDSQVLHRLIERTVFSVAKENTRYAINGVLWEKRGQKLALVATDGRRLAWATGSAERVNADDDRKMIVPAKTVSILQRVLGSIEREVAVQFSDNQVLVAGAGYTVSSALVEGHFPPYEEVIPQDNDKRIELPTESFLSAVRRASLLANDQSKGVRLRFGDGKLVLTSRAPEQGEATVSMAVDYAGPPLEIGFNPVFLTEALRVAASPVVTAELKDGTRPGIFRVGGDFVYLVMPVSLV, from the coding sequence ATGCACGCCATCGTTAACCGCAGTGGGTTAGTGGAAGTCCTGAATCTGGCCACCAGCGTTGTGGCAAGCCGCACCCCTAAAGATATCCTTAAGTGTGTTCGCCTCACGACCACCGATGACGGGCTGCTCATCAGTGCAACAGACCTGGAAGTCGGCCTCCGAGGGGTGGTACGTCAAGTCGAGGTGAGGAGCCCTGGTGAGTCACTACTGCCTGCAGACAAGCTGATGCAGATTGCACGCGAGAGCGTGGACGAGACCCTGAGCATCGAGGACGATGGTGAGAAGTGTCATATTACAGGTCAGGACAGCGTCTTTGATATCTATGGACATGATCCTCATGAGTACCCGCCGGTGCCGGATCTCGAGGGGCCGGGGGACCTGGAGATCGACAGCCAAGTGCTCCACCGGTTGATTGAGCGGACGGTGTTCTCGGTAGCAAAGGAGAATACGCGTTACGCGATTAATGGTGTATTATGGGAGAAGCGTGGTCAGAAGCTTGCGTTGGTAGCGACGGACGGGCGGCGGCTGGCGTGGGCAACCGGTAGCGCAGAGCGAGTCAACGCCGACGATGATCGCAAGATGATCGTTCCAGCCAAGACGGTCTCGATCCTTCAGCGTGTTCTAGGTAGCATCGAGCGGGAAGTGGCTGTTCAGTTTAGTGATAATCAGGTTCTTGTGGCTGGGGCGGGGTACACGGTAAGCTCAGCGCTGGTTGAGGGGCATTTTCCGCCATACGAGGAAGTGATCCCTCAGGATAACGACAAGCGTATCGAGCTGCCGACGGAGAGCTTCTTGAGTGCTGTTCGGCGGGCCTCACTCCTGGCGAATGACCAGTCCAAGGGCGTCCGGCTGCGTTTTGGTGATGGCAAGCTGGTGCTCACCAGTCGGGCTCCCGAACAGGGTGAGGCAACCGTGTCGATGGCGGTCGACTATGCGGGTCCGCCTCTGGAGATTGGCTTTAATCCGGTGTTCCTGACCGAGGCACTTCGGGTGGCGGCGTCGCCGGTGGTGACCGCGGAGCTAAAGGACGGAACGCGCCCGGGTATCTTCCGGGTGGGCGGTGATTTCGTTTACTTGGTGATGCCGGTCAGTCTGGTGTGA
- the dnaA gene encoding chromosomal replication initiator protein DnaA, translating into MGNVSPRIWSDILLALRSECPELARPWFNTLEPTDLQFGVMRVRTPTETQRQYLRQQCQVAFNQAAQTTLNRLVTVEFVAPTETTPPDRPLSFEEEGDKPILNPDYTFDNFVIGPNNRLAHAASVAVGDAPGRVYNPLFLHGSVGLGKTHLLQAVCHRLFTNGNGHGPRILYLTCETFTNHFVEAIERGALHQFRYRYRHVDALVIDDIQFLGARERSREEFFHTFNTLYQSQKQIILSADEAPNGINGLEDRLVSRFSWGLVVRIDPPCLETRMAILHKKATLRCAELPEDVIHFIAATVESNTRELEGALTKVLATSQQYGGLVNLDIAKKALGDHLSTSRRLIGITDILEVVTQHFNVRAADLQGKRRNRSLAFPRQICMYLARELTAMSLEEIGGYFGGRDHTTVLHATRTIAEQRTQQADLHHSLLQLTEALHHRIP; encoded by the coding sequence ATGGGGAACGTCAGCCCACGTATCTGGAGTGACATTCTCCTCGCGCTGCGCAGCGAGTGTCCCGAACTAGCCCGGCCCTGGTTTAACACGCTTGAGCCGACCGATCTCCAGTTCGGGGTCATGCGGGTTCGTACACCCACCGAAACCCAGCGGCAGTATCTCCGCCAGCAGTGCCAGGTCGCCTTCAACCAAGCTGCTCAGACGACGCTCAACCGCTTGGTCACCGTAGAGTTCGTGGCTCCTACTGAGACCACACCGCCCGACCGCCCTCTGTCCTTCGAGGAGGAGGGCGACAAGCCCATTCTCAACCCTGACTACACCTTCGACAACTTCGTGATTGGGCCCAATAACCGCCTCGCCCATGCGGCCAGCGTCGCCGTCGGGGACGCCCCAGGACGAGTGTACAACCCCCTCTTCCTCCACGGTAGCGTGGGCCTTGGCAAGACGCACCTCCTCCAGGCGGTCTGCCATCGTCTGTTCACCAATGGCAACGGCCACGGACCTCGCATCCTCTATCTGACCTGTGAAACATTCACCAACCACTTTGTCGAAGCCATCGAACGCGGCGCTCTCCATCAATTCCGCTATCGGTACCGTCATGTCGACGCTCTAGTCATCGATGACATCCAGTTTCTAGGAGCCCGCGAGCGCAGCCGGGAAGAGTTTTTCCACACCTTCAACACTCTCTACCAATCTCAGAAGCAGATCATCCTCTCCGCAGACGAGGCTCCCAATGGTATTAACGGCCTGGAAGACCGCCTCGTCAGCCGATTCAGCTGGGGCTTGGTGGTCAGGATCGACCCTCCTTGCCTTGAGACACGCATGGCGATTCTCCACAAGAAAGCCACCCTTCGGTGCGCCGAGCTCCCAGAAGACGTCATCCACTTCATCGCCGCCACCGTAGAGTCTAACACCCGTGAACTCGAGGGCGCCTTGACGAAAGTCCTCGCTACCAGCCAGCAATACGGCGGACTCGTCAACCTCGACATCGCCAAGAAGGCCCTTGGCGACCACCTCTCCACTTCCCGCCGCTTGATCGGGATTACCGATATCTTGGAAGTTGTGACCCAGCACTTCAACGTCCGGGCCGCTGACCTCCAGGGAAAACGCCGCAACCGATCTCTGGCGTTCCCTCGACAGATCTGCATGTACCTCGCCCGAGAGCTCACCGCTATGAGCCTGGAGGAAATCGGCGGCTACTTTGGAGGGCGCGACCATACCACCGTCTTGCACGCCACTCGTACCATTGCTGAACAGCGGACCCAACAGGCCGACCTCCACCACAGCCTGCTGCAACTCACCGAGGCCCTTCACCACCGTATCCCCTGA
- the hemL gene encoding glutamate-1-semialdehyde 2,1-aminomutase, with protein MAGSLKGLRPEGGSTFAFAAAQKVLAGGVNSPVRAFKAVGGVPRFMSRAQGAVLVDVDGNEYVDYVGGWGPMILGHVDERAKAAAGKALCKGWCFGTPTAQETAIAERVIADIPSIEVIRFVNSGTEATMSAIRLARGFTGRDLIVKCDGCYHGHADGLLVEAGSGATTFGAPSSAGVPAAMAAGTLRVPYNDLGSAGALFAAHGRSIAAFILEPIAGNMGCVPPAEGYLAGLRSLCDEYGVLLVFDEVITGYRVGLGGAQGRYGVRPDITCLGKIIGGGLPVGAYGARREIMEWLSPLGPVYQAGTLAGNPLAMAVGLATLEALHEPGVYARLESLSARLADGLGAAARAAGVPICQNRVGSMSTVFFQAGPVTNYASAKKSDVRAYGLFFQEMLNRGFYLPPAQFEAAFVSLTHTERQIDETLAAAERAFARVAGWAA; from the coding sequence ATGGCTGGGAGCTTGAAGGGCTTGCGGCCTGAGGGAGGATCCACCTTCGCCTTCGCAGCGGCACAGAAGGTCCTGGCGGGTGGGGTCAACTCACCGGTTCGGGCATTCAAGGCGGTGGGGGGTGTTCCTCGCTTTATGAGTCGGGCGCAAGGGGCGGTTCTGGTCGACGTCGACGGGAACGAGTACGTTGACTATGTAGGTGGCTGGGGTCCAATGATCCTGGGTCACGTTGATGAGCGGGCCAAGGCCGCTGCGGGCAAAGCTCTCTGCAAGGGGTGGTGTTTTGGCACCCCCACGGCGCAGGAGACGGCCATTGCTGAGCGGGTCATTGCCGATATTCCGTCTATCGAGGTCATTCGGTTCGTGAACTCGGGTACCGAGGCGACGATGAGCGCCATTCGTCTGGCTCGGGGGTTTACGGGGCGGGATCTGATTGTGAAGTGTGATGGCTGTTACCACGGTCATGCCGATGGGCTGCTGGTGGAAGCGGGTTCGGGTGCGACGACCTTCGGCGCGCCTTCATCGGCGGGTGTCCCGGCGGCGATGGCGGCGGGCACGTTGCGGGTGCCCTACAACGATCTTGGTTCAGCCGGGGCGCTGTTTGCGGCCCACGGGCGGTCGATTGCGGCGTTTATCCTGGAGCCGATTGCGGGCAACATGGGCTGTGTTCCACCGGCCGAGGGTTACCTTGCGGGTCTGCGTTCGCTGTGTGACGAATACGGCGTTCTTCTGGTTTTTGATGAGGTCATCACTGGTTATCGGGTAGGGTTGGGGGGTGCTCAAGGGCGATACGGCGTGCGTCCGGACATCACCTGCCTTGGAAAGATCATCGGTGGCGGGCTACCGGTGGGGGCGTATGGGGCCCGGCGTGAGATCATGGAGTGGCTGAGCCCACTGGGCCCGGTCTACCAAGCTGGCACACTGGCTGGCAACCCGCTGGCGATGGCGGTGGGGCTGGCCACGCTGGAGGCGCTGCACGAGCCGGGGGTGTATGCCCGGCTCGAGAGTCTCTCCGCCCGTCTGGCGGATGGCCTTGGGGCGGCGGCCCGGGCTGCCGGCGTTCCCATCTGTCAGAACCGCGTGGGCAGCATGAGCACCGTGTTCTTTCAGGCGGGTCCGGTCACGAACTATGCGAGTGCAAAAAAGAGCGATGTCCGCGCTTACGGTCTTTTCTTCCAGGAGATGCTCAATAGAGGTTTTTACCTCCCACCAGCCCAATTCGAGGCTGCGTTCGTATCCCTGACCCACACCGAGAGGCAGATTGACGAAACCCTCGCGGCGGCGGAAAGGGCGTTTGCCCGCGTCGCGGGTTGGGCGGCGTGA
- a CDS encoding PAS domain S-box protein, with protein MKRNPTIAELKARVQELQTRLAEQERVEATLAESQRVLSTLISNLPGMVYRCRNDRLRTMLYLSEQVLKLTGYPAADLVGNARISSADLIHPEDRERIWEVVQEAVKVRKPFHTTFRITAANGEEKWLWDNGQGVYAPSGELIAIEGYITDITRRTRTEEHSRLLSLAIEQVGEGIAIVDLKRRLLFVNQAFALAHGYTPEEVVGEQIAIFHTPEQMDAVLAANEEADRAGSFRGEIWHARRDGTPFPAYMEVWFLRDERGRAIGVIGTLRDLTEQRRAEEERARLENQLYQIQKLKAIGQLAGGVAHDFNNLLAVILGNASVVQRESSLPPKVREAMLDIVEAAERGSSLTRHLLAYARGGLQKPVATDLNRLIRSMVPMLERAAPSGIGFRLDLAGDLPTVVADPPRIEQIVMNLCLNAVQASQPPARIAIVTRAVDLDEAQAGELRLTAGPYILFQVVDQGCGIALELRERIFEPFFTTREMGRGMGLSVAHGIIESHRGHISVETELGRGSTFSVWLPASNEPETALQASADLPRRERPPRGSETILIVDDEAPVARTIEQMASSLGYCAVSHGNADGALAFLQHNAEDVDLVLCDVSMPERNGWEIAAFVAERCPHVAVVLTTGDERISDTEGRPGVAGFLHKPFTLMSLARAIRAILDSRGPREGA; from the coding sequence GTGAAGCGTAACCCGACGATCGCGGAACTGAAGGCTCGTGTTCAGGAGCTCCAGACCCGGCTGGCGGAGCAGGAACGAGTTGAAGCGACGCTGGCCGAGAGCCAGCGAGTGCTGTCGACCCTGATCAGCAATCTGCCGGGCATGGTCTATCGCTGCCGGAACGACCGCTTGCGGACGATGTTGTACCTGAGCGAGCAGGTGTTGAAGCTGACTGGTTATCCGGCGGCGGATCTGGTCGGCAATGCCCGAATCAGCAGCGCGGACCTGATCCATCCCGAGGATCGGGAGCGGATCTGGGAAGTGGTCCAGGAAGCCGTGAAGGTGCGGAAGCCATTCCACACCACTTTTCGGATCACGGCGGCGAATGGGGAGGAGAAGTGGTTATGGGACAATGGGCAGGGGGTGTACGCGCCGAGCGGGGAACTCATTGCCATCGAGGGGTACATCACGGACATCACTCGCCGGACGCGGACGGAGGAGCACAGTCGTCTGTTGTCTCTCGCGATTGAGCAGGTCGGTGAAGGGATTGCGATCGTTGACCTCAAGCGGCGGCTTCTCTTCGTGAACCAGGCGTTTGCGCTGGCCCACGGGTACACCCCGGAGGAAGTCGTCGGGGAGCAGATAGCGATCTTCCACACTCCGGAGCAGATGGATGCGGTGTTGGCCGCGAACGAGGAGGCGGATCGTGCGGGCTCTTTCAGGGGTGAGATCTGGCACGCGCGGCGCGACGGCACCCCTTTTCCGGCGTACATGGAGGTGTGGTTTCTTCGGGACGAGCGCGGGCGGGCGATTGGCGTGATCGGGACGTTGCGGGATCTGACTGAACAGCGGCGAGCCGAGGAGGAGCGGGCCCGGCTGGAGAACCAGCTTTACCAGATTCAGAAGCTGAAGGCGATCGGTCAGCTGGCCGGGGGAGTAGCCCACGATTTCAATAATCTCCTGGCGGTGATCCTGGGCAATGCGTCGGTGGTGCAGAGAGAGTCGTCTCTGCCGCCGAAAGTCCGGGAGGCGATGCTTGATATCGTCGAAGCTGCCGAGCGGGGTTCATCGCTTACCCGGCATTTGCTGGCTTATGCCCGTGGTGGTTTGCAGAAGCCTGTGGCGACGGACCTGAACCGGCTGATTCGATCGATGGTCCCGATGCTGGAGCGGGCAGCGCCGTCCGGGATTGGATTCCGTCTTGATCTGGCCGGCGACCTGCCCACGGTGGTGGCCGATCCGCCGCGCATCGAGCAGATCGTCATGAATCTCTGCCTGAACGCGGTCCAGGCCAGCCAGCCGCCGGCGAGGATCGCGATCGTGACCCGCGCGGTGGACCTGGACGAGGCCCAGGCCGGCGAGCTGAGGTTGACGGCCGGGCCGTACATCCTTTTTCAGGTGGTCGACCAGGGATGCGGTATCGCGTTGGAGCTGCGCGAGCGGATCTTCGAACCGTTCTTCACCACCCGGGAGATGGGCCGGGGCATGGGGCTCTCGGTCGCGCACGGCATTATCGAGAGCCACCGTGGCCACATCTCGGTAGAGACTGAGCTTGGCCGCGGCTCCACCTTCTCGGTGTGGCTGCCGGCCTCGAATGAGCCGGAGACGGCCCTGCAGGCGTCGGCGGACCTGCCCCGGCGGGAACGGCCGCCACGGGGCTCGGAGACGATTCTGATCGTTGACGATGAGGCGCCGGTGGCTCGGACCATCGAGCAGATGGCGTCATCGCTGGGATACTGCGCGGTCTCCCACGGCAACGCGGACGGGGCGCTGGCTTTTCTGCAACATAATGCCGAGGACGTTGATCTGGTGCTCTGCGACGTGAGCATGCCGGAGCGCAACGGCTGGGAGATTGCGGCGTTCGTTGCCGAGCGCTGTCCGCACGTGGCCGTGGTGCTTACCACCGGTGATGAGCGCATCAGCGATACGGAAGGCCGTCCGGGAGTGGCGGGTTTTCTGCACAAGCCGTTCACGCTCATGTCGCTGGCCAGGGCGATTCGGGCGATCCTGGACAGCAGGGGGCCGAGGGAGGGGGCGTGA
- a CDS encoding glycerol-3-phosphate responsive antiterminator translates to MKKDRRHQPIERWFAKPIIPVVWDVGQMDCTSLAQASLIFLQGGELAALPGVLEGLTRPPLTDIPLMLHIDLLAGLTSDEPGLRYLVGHKRIDGIITVRSHLIAAARRMGLAAILRLFLQDGRAVDRGLHIIDQAHPDVIELIPGVAAIETAAQFSALPIPRIAGGLVRSADLAQRILASGCRAVSTSNEQLWNLNTTP, encoded by the coding sequence ATGAAGAAGGACCGCCGCCACCAGCCAATCGAGAGATGGTTCGCAAAGCCGATCATCCCAGTGGTCTGGGACGTCGGCCAGATGGACTGCACTTCCTTGGCCCAGGCCAGCCTCATTTTCCTGCAGGGCGGCGAGCTGGCGGCGCTGCCCGGCGTGCTCGAGGGTCTCACTCGCCCGCCCCTCACCGACATTCCCCTCATGCTGCACATCGATCTTCTTGCCGGCCTGACCAGCGATGAACCTGGCCTGCGCTACCTGGTGGGCCACAAGCGAATCGACGGCATCATTACCGTCCGCTCCCACCTCATCGCCGCCGCCCGGCGAATGGGCCTGGCGGCCATTCTCCGGCTTTTCCTTCAGGACGGACGGGCCGTTGACCGCGGCCTGCACATCATCGACCAGGCCCACCCCGACGTGATCGAGCTGATACCCGGCGTGGCCGCCATCGAAACCGCCGCCCAGTTCAGTGCCCTGCCCATTCCACGCATCGCCGGCGGCCTGGTCCGCAGCGCCGATCTGGCTCAACGCATCCTGGCGAGCGGCTGCCGAGCCGTCAGCACGAGCAACGAGCAGCTGTGGAACCTGAATACCACGCCGTGA
- a CDS encoding glycerophosphodiester phosphodiesterase family protein has protein sequence MRCETGIRLMGALGMALLAAVVIGCGRHPSGVGDSGFALIIQAHRGAGNLAPENTLPTFELAWGIGTVPEADIRVTRDGVPVAFHDTHFGRLVKGASPVLQKKGVADLTWQELSALDVGAWRGDEFVGQRVPRMADVFAAMRGRPSRSLYMDIKKVPLDQLVALAREYGVEGQLIQASTKYDEVRAWKSLSPTSRTLLWMGGTEASLGKRLEELRAVDFAYVDQLQIHVKVGDLKAEDPFVPSSAFLQSVGQELAARKILFQTLPSGSSDPMAFHRLMDLGVNSFATDDPKIAVEAVKAYLRARGRE, from the coding sequence ATGAGGTGTGAAACCGGGATTCGGTTGATGGGAGCCCTGGGTATGGCTCTGCTGGCGGCCGTTGTGATCGGGTGCGGACGGCATCCGTCGGGTGTTGGCGATTCCGGGTTCGCTTTGATCATTCAAGCCCATCGCGGGGCGGGCAACCTCGCCCCTGAGAATACGCTTCCGACGTTCGAGCTGGCCTGGGGGATTGGCACGGTTCCGGAGGCCGACATTCGCGTCACTCGGGATGGCGTGCCGGTGGCGTTTCACGACACCCACTTTGGTCGGCTGGTGAAGGGCGCTTCGCCGGTCCTGCAGAAGAAGGGGGTGGCGGACCTGACCTGGCAGGAGTTGTCCGCCCTGGATGTAGGAGCGTGGAGGGGGGACGAGTTTGTTGGGCAGCGTGTTCCGCGGATGGCGGACGTCTTTGCCGCCATGCGCGGGCGGCCTTCGCGGTCGTTGTACATGGACATCAAGAAGGTGCCGCTGGACCAACTGGTTGCCCTGGCTCGGGAGTACGGTGTCGAGGGCCAGCTCATTCAGGCCTCGACCAAGTACGACGAGGTGCGCGCGTGGAAGTCCCTTTCGCCGACCTCTCGAACATTGCTGTGGATGGGGGGTACGGAGGCGAGTCTCGGCAAACGATTGGAGGAGTTGCGGGCGGTCGATTTCGCGTACGTGGATCAGCTGCAGATCCATGTGAAGGTCGGCGACCTGAAGGCGGAGGATCCATTCGTACCTTCGTCGGCGTTTCTGCAGTCGGTAGGCCAGGAGTTGGCGGCACGGAAGATCCTCTTTCAGACGCTGCCATCCGGCAGCAGCGATCCGATGGCCTTTCATCGGCTGATGGATCTCGGGGTGAACTCCTTCGCGACGGACGATCCGAAGATCGCCGTTGAGGCGGTGAAGGCGTATCTTCGGGCACGGGGCCGGGAGTGA